In Lactuca sativa cultivar Salinas chromosome 5, Lsat_Salinas_v11, whole genome shotgun sequence, the DNA window TATTGAAAACACAGGCACATTTGATTAGTATGTAACTGGAATTTGAAACAACGAATTTAATCAACTCAAGAAAAGTTGATGCCAATggttaaatatacatcaaaacaTGTGTAGTTTGGAGCAATATATTTTATTGATCTATTGATTCGCTCTCATTTCACCCACTACAAACAGGTACTCTAAAATATTGAttatacaaaaacattttttaatAACACAAAGTTGTATGTGGTCTATGTATAAAGATTTTCTCAAGTGAGGGCAACAATGGTAATTGAAATACCTTATTCTTGAGACTTTAGAACAATACTTTGGAAAATTCGGATTTGAATCCGGACTGTACCTTTCAGTCTAGAATGTATAGGGTGTCAATTTTCAGATATCATATCCCGCTAACCACCACCGAATCTGGAATGCGACATTTTGAACATTGTGGTTATTTTGCAAATTTCGAAAAAGATGGTCATTTCGATAATACACTCATTTATATTGggtattttagttaatttttctaaaatttgtTTTATTATAAGTATGCTAATAGATGATAATGAATCATTTATCATGGTGTATggtcttttgaaaacttttgaaGGTTGATTATTGCAACGATCAATGTAATTTCTATTtagatgattttttttaaaagtagaaTAGTGGATGCATGTTTAAgtcgttttaaaaaaaattataatgacTAATTCTACCGACTATGTTACGgatattaaatatattttaatgaTTTAATTATTTAAGCCCATCATTCTAAAATAATGGCTCTCGGGGATTTTCTATGTCTTTCAAATAGGCCTAGAAATGGAGCGagttttgaccctgatccgatccaaactCATAACAATTATACGAGTTTGGAGCATAATTTTTGATTCATTTACCCGTTAACGACCtgtacccgctaacccttttattaaaagggtcgggtatggatcatcaccgatccgCTCTGTTTATAGTCCGCctcatataaattttagaattatatatttatattttatattgcctAAAGTTTACAATAAATTCCAATCGGAAGTCCAAAGAGAAAATGCCAAAGACTAAACTGTTTTTACATAGGACTCGAGAACTTAACTCTAGACTTTTAGTCTTCTCCCAATAGTTAAGAtttcatttcatttttatttcGTAATGTAATaaccaatttcatttataaatcaataaggtCATTTATCAATCGGAAGAAAGTTTGTAATTGTTATTCTCTATCAATACAATCGACGGTCAAAAACCAATCGGAAGTAACTAAActaatgattttaattccaatagaaagtcctcgagtacataatgtgttttctaaatcaacatttagttttatttaataaaatgttattttatgatttaagtaaaatatgtttgattattcaaaaaaacTACGGGTTACGGGGCGGGTTTAGATATCTGCTGATTCGGTGAATAAGGGTatgagtttgattattcaaaactctATGGGTTATGGAGCGGatttggatcggattttgaaatttgttaaaaaggCTTGGATCAAGGTCGTTTCGCTCCAAACCTACCCCGTTGCCAGGTCTTGCTCCCATTAACGACAAAACAGACGCTAACATTGCTTAAGAACGATGATTTCATCATGTCCTCTTTATAGATTAATTTTATTGGTTTCATTTGTGTTTTCAGACAATAGTTCCAATAAAAATTAACAACCAGTTAAAGCTCTACAAATCTTCGTTGGCATGATCCCACTCTAAATATTATACTCCTCGGCAGTAAAGCAACATAAAGTATATATGCTTTTCTGTTAAGTAttaaatataacacataagaATCATTTTTAATAActtaaagaaataatataaatAGTTAATTATAGAATAAAGATATGTTCAGCGGAGAAGTCGTACCTTTTCTTCCTTTCTGGGCACATATACggtttatcatatttttttgtaTTAAATATCAACCGTTAGTTAAATAATCTTGACACTTGGCCCAATAAAGTTGTAAAATGAACCTTAAATCACCGTCATCAGGCATGCATCATAAGGTGCCATGATTCAAGCAAGCTTAATGCAATCATTTACACCATGACTCCATAAGACCAGTGTTGTTGATCTCCAGCATCGATATACAAGTTACAGGATAAATAACTATTTCTTTCTGAAGTATTTATTGCTTGGGTATTATATAAATGGTCCAACAAATCTGTAGAAATAAATATTACAATGATCTTATATTTGacattatttattttttgtacaaGAATATTGAAATTGCATGGATCAGAAAGATCACATAATTCTTCAGTTAAGTGGCATGATTGTTGGTTTTGGTCAACTTAGTGGAACACATACACAAGCTGTGCTCCTTCCATATAAAGATCATTTATTGCATAAATGGGCTCATACCCCTGACATAGTGACATCGCTTTTGGAGAGTGGGAAATGAGGGGAGTGCTTGATTAAAAATTTGATTCCATCTTCCTTTACCACATACTGTGGATCTAATCAATAAACCATCTTTTatggaaaaagaaaagaagaagatacGATTACTTCTAAGGTCAAACATCATATTTTTGTTCCTCAGAATATATTTAGATGTCAGCCTTACCACAAGCAATAATTGACAATATCAAATTATAAAAGATGCTTTAACGACAAATAAAGTAGAGCTTCTGGTTGCCCTAGTGGTCGATGAAAGTTCTTTCGGCCATGTTCTCATTCTATCCCCCTATCACTTTCGGCCATTAGATATGAGAATTTTGACGTGTAGCTTCCCTGGTGCTGCACTGGGCATTTTACAATTGATTATATTACATAACTTGCTCACACCATGATATTCTCTATCCATTATCTTATATACCTTACTGATATCCATTATCTTATATACCTTGCCGATATAGTTCAACAAGGTCCAGAGTATTCATGACCTTGTTAGGGTGGAGGGCCAGTCCTCTCAATTCACTCAACCCAATTGTCATATCTACCACACATCAAATTTTCATTCTCACCTCTTTCAATTTCCCAACCCACAAAACATGAAAACTCATACTTATCGacactacaaaaaaaaaatttaaaaagctCAAACCATTAGTGGCGACAAATGTTGCCGCTAAAAACATACGAAATTGCAGCTAAAAGCAATAGCAGCGACAAATCGCTGCTACTACCGCATCGCTATTGCTCCAAAACATACCGCAAAAGAACCTCTTTGCCGCTAATAGTCATGTCGTCGATAATGctcttttttaatttaatttaaagcaGCCATTTTCGGTGGTAGAAAATTGATACATAGCGACATTAAATTCAGAAAACACAAATAATTAAATGCATGAAACAATTACATAACGACGTCCACTTAAGTACCAAAACCATTATAATTTCGTACAtatacaaaaacaaataacaaaagcgTTATAAAATTATGTCATAACAAGTCTAACAAAACACAAACTAGTCTGACATGTCATCATCATGATTTCCCTTGTTTCATCAAGACGAATCATCAGTGGGTTTATTCGCCGCAAACCATGTTGGAAGTTCCATAGTACACGTGATCAGATTGAGAATTGAGCAAGATTCTCTAActacataatatataaaaacatataaacttataagttaaacTATCAACATAAACCAAACTAACAAACTTATAATTACCAAAGTATACACCACTTACAAATTACCAACATAAACCAATTATCAATTACCAAAACTAACAAACTAGCAACCTATCAAATTACCAATTACCAAACTAACAAACTATTAAATTACCTTCTAAATTAAACCAACAACCAAACTAAAAAACCAACAAACTAACAGTTACCAATTTATCAAACTATCAACATAAACCTACATACAAACTACCAAAATAAATCAAACTACCAAACTATCAAATTAGCAAATTAAAAAAGTACCAAAAAAACAAATTACCAAAGTTTGTTCCAAATAATCATCACAAACTAAAATTACCAAACCAACATGCATTCAttgatcaatatatatatatatatatatatatatatatatatatatatatatatatatatatatatatatatatatatatatatatatatataggagtaggatcaaatgagaacgctTAAAAGGTTGAGAATGCAAGAACACTTATCAGCCAATCATTTTATTAGGGTATTGaagtaaatttgtatttaatctaatttttaattaatataatacaattaataatcaatatattattcattaatattttcctataattaagggatatTCCATAGTTATCGTTCAAGGAGATATTGAATTGAAGATACGATTTCCAGGGATGATTTCTAGTATAGCAATCGGGATTTCAGTCGACTTTTGTATATTCTTAATCATTTACGGTTGAAGATAACAACGTAGTATACCATTCGTGATTCAAATCAATATCGATGTCGGACTGTTTTGATTAGAGTAGCGATGATACAGAAGATGATGATCAATATGGCGAAGAAGAAATCAACTGTAATGAATATGATGACGACGATTTCTATAATTCGGATGATCAATACAACTGAAGAAATCAATTATCTGATTATGCGACTGAAGGTAAAAAATGAAAACAATGTCAACATCTTTTAAATACAGATCGTGTTTTTCAATAATTATTGAATTTTTGTATATGTTGAATAAGGCCAGAGTACATATTTGTATATGATTAGTCATATACGTTGCATGTATTAATTACGTAATGCTGGTTTATATCACATATCGTTGTACAGGAGTCCCTCGTTGGTGATTTTTTCTTAAGTTTAATACAATGTTGATTAAGTTTGATAATCATTGGTGATTATGCGTTAATACGACTCAAATTAGTAAACACTTCAACTCTGGTTACTGTTTCACAGACGTTTATTATGATTATAAAGTTCTGTAGTTTATGTATACGTAATTCATAGAAATTTATATCATGTCTTGCATGTCGCATTATTGTTTTTTGTTGTCTTAAAAAACAGGTACAAATCGAACTGATTCTGAAGAGGAATCATTCAATAGTAATGTTGTTGACTCGCCTGGTGGGAAAACCAAGTTGTGGAAACCTATTGTTCCTAAAGATGTTATGTCAGATGTAGATGCTATATATCAATCATTAGAGGAGGCGGTTGAAATGTATAAATTATATGTAGATAAAGCAGGTTTTGGTGTCAGGTTAAATACAGTAACGAGGTTTGGTGACAAAACCATTAAAAAAGGTATGTAGTGTGCAACAAAATGGGTAGAATACCTAACAGATCAACTGACACTTTGGATCCTGAAGGAAGTGGAAGGAATAAACGAAACTCAAACTTCAAAATTACGGACTGCAAGGCATTGATAAAGTTTGAAAGGTTACATATGCAAACTAATGCTTGTAAAATATGTGAGTTTGAAGAGAATCACAACCACCCCTAGAGACTAAAGAATAAAGACGGTATTCCAAATGTGCACGACGACTTAGTTATAAAGACAAGGAGTTTATAGTGCGTTCTTCAACATCTAACATTGGTGCAACAAAGACACATAAGTTACAAGCTAGTTTGCAAGGAGGTTATGAAAACGTTGGCCTTGAAGCAATTGATTATAAAAATTTCAGAAGGAAGGTGGGAAACATTATAGGTGACAAGGATGCACAGCTGGTTGTTGACAAAATGAACATGAGGAAAGATGAGTTACATAATTACACATTTGAGTATAAATGTGTTGATAGTGTGTTAAACGCAATGTTTTGGGCGGATGAAACCGATAAGTTATATTACAAGGAGTTTGGAGATGTGATATCATTTGATGCTACATTCCGAACAAATAAGTATGCTCTTATACTCAttacacattttttttatttaagtatGAATATTGATGTTTTTTTGACTTTGTAATCAATGTTGAATTTGTTTTTAATTACCTTTTTGATATAGGTatggaatgatttttgtgttgtttacaGCCATTGATAACCACAAACGCTCAATAAACATTGGGGCAGGTTTGTTAAGCAACGAGTCAATAGAATCTTATTGTTGGTTGCTCGAAGCTTTTTTGAAAGCACATGTAAAACACCCTCAATTAGTGTTAACAGACCAAGATCCAGCAATTCTACAAGCCGTTGAAGCAATATTTCCTACTTCTAATCATCGTTTATGTATGTGGCACATTATGAAAAAACTACAAGCCAAGGTGTGTATATTTTGGTCTAAGTTAACACACAACATGTTTTATTCATCAATGATTTACACAGTTTACATATTTTTAATAACGATTAGCATACATATTGTTTATTCATAGTTAATCTtataaatttctattttttttaggtTTCAGTCGATTTTTTGGAAAACACTGATTTTCGAAAGCGTTTTACGAAGCTTGTTTGGAATGTCTATATCGAGCCTGAAGTGTTTGAATCAAGGTGGAAACTACTTATGAGAAAATTCAAACTACAGGACAAAAGATGGTTCAAAGACATGTACAGGGATCGAAAACTTTGGATTCCAGCCTATTTTAAAGACGTGCCACTACACGGTCTGATGAAAACTATTTCAAGGTCTGAAAGCGTGAactcattttttaataaatactCTAACTCTGGTAATTTTCTTATCTATTTCATGATGAACTACAACACCGCAATTGGAAAGCAACGAAATGCTCAACAGAAATTAGAACATGATACAAAAAATGCAAAGCATGAAATGACGCTTCCAAGTGGCTTACTAGAACATGCAGCTACGGTTTACACTAAAAAAATTCTATGAGGTCAAAAAGGAAATATTTAAAGCAGCCTGGTACTGTTCTATCGACAGTGTTGAAAAGATTGATGGGTGGCAAGTTGTTATGATTACACAAACGGATAAGAGCAAACAGTTGAAGATAAAATACAATGTTATATTCATCGTTTAAATGTTTTTCATTAGTCATCATACAAGTATattatatctttttttttaaattacatatatttttttcaatattaTGCAATAACCACCAACTAATATGTTACTTCAATCAGTTACTAGGATACATTATTTTTAGTATACAATGTAGGTTGAACTAAAGTTGCCTAAAAAAGAAGTTAAATGTTCATGCAATCACTTCATACGTACTGGCATTTTGTGTCATCAAATTTTTGCTGTATTGAAAAACAACCATATTGAAGAGATTCTAGAGCAGTATATTCTAAGAAGATGGAGAAGGGATGCAATTTCCAGCCATTTGCTTGCCATGAAACATGTTGCCATGGAAACAGAAGATGACACCTTTAAACTTATAACAGAGGCATACAACAATATTGAATATCGCTTAGATCATTtcaaaagaagaaaagagaaaTTGTTGGAATTTGTTGAAAAAACACGTACGTTGAAGCAGGCAGCAATGGAGTTTGGCAGTTCAAACCAAACATCATCTGATAACGATGAAGAAGAAATTATTCGGATGCTTGGAATACGCAGCATTCCTGATGAAATAAATATCCATCCACCTACATCTATACGTACCAAAGGTAGTGGAACTAAGAAAAGAATGGTTAGTGCTATTGAGAAAGCCATTGCAGCTGCAAAGAAAAAAAGCAGAATGTGCACAGGTTGCAATCAATATGTTAACCATAATTGAAGGACTTGCAAAGTAAGACTTGCACGAGAGTCAAAAACAGCTTAAAATTGCCCAGTCGTTTTCCCAATACATTTTACTTTTCTATTACATTTATGAATAAGGATATGTTTCTATGATTTAGTAGGTTATGTTATCTTAAAACACTTTCATTATTTTTAACGTTTTGTTTTATTCATCGATGAATAATAGTAATGCTAAATTTGGTAATGTTAACAGATTAATGATATTATCTGGCATTTAAACCTCTTTTATTAGATTAAAACAGTTCGCACTTACAATAGATATACTTTTCCTTTCTTGAACTTATAAAACCATCAATCATTATATACTATAGTGATATACAATCCAAGCAGTATTCATACTTTATTGTATGCTGTTAGTAGTATATCTTAATAACAAATGTTTGTACGATTAACTTTTAAAACACCTATACATCATATATTGATTTACGTTTGCGTTTGGGTAAATTTTAGTCATAAGTTTAACCATGGTCGACTTTAAACCCTTAAGTTTAGTCAATAATGAATAACATCATAAATACGTTAATTATTTTCAACATATTGATGATATGAAAATTGTTAAATACTCTTATgtttaaaataaaacaatttgCATTTAAAGTATAATATGTTAGGAATAATTCAAGTAAGTGTTTATGCTATTAATCAATAtttaaataacaacatactttaagATATAAACCCACCAACAATCATTATATAATATAGATATGTTcactttaattattaaaaattctGATTGTATGGTCATAGTAACATAGCATATTAACAAATGTTTGTTAGTAAGAATCATTACTAAATATACACTAAAACTATACCATCAATGTTAATCATCATTTTTTAACATAACTTAATTTTTCAAATGTTAATGTTAAATTATAACTACTAAAATATCACTAGTCCATTACTAAAATTAGAAAACAAAAAGTAACTATTGTACGTTCAGCAACCCAAGTTAATATCCTTAGCATACAAAAGCATTGTTTTTAAACTATCCAAAAGAAACCATTGAAGTCATAACTAAAATAACTTTTTTAACATAATTAACTTAAATCATCCAATCTCCTGTGAATTTCTTCCTTTGCAATGGCCAACAGTTGAGAACGTTGTTTTGAAGGAATCTTGTGGAATTCGTCAACCTTTTGCAGCACATAATCCTTTTGCACATTATATTCATGAGTGATGATTTTGTATAAATACTTTGTCCTCAGTTTAACAAGTTGATCATCTTGTGCCGAAGACTCGTTCTTGAACCCAGCTTTAAACTCATTCATACTTCCACCCATATATGTTTCCATGTGACGCATCGTAAACACACCACAATGAATGATGTTGTTTATTGTTCTCCAAGGCATTTCCAGTCAATCTGGCGTCACATGCGAAAACATCTCAGCTTTTCGATGATTCTAAGATTTTAAGTAATCAACTATGTACTCTTTCTGAAAATGTAAAAAACATTGTCAACACATATGAAATTTTATTAACTATGTAAAGTAAGTTTTATTAATCACTTACAATGATTTGGGGCAACTGACCATATCTCTCCCCATCAGGATCATCAACTTTGCTGTTGTCAACGATTACAAACTCTGGACAAAAAGGAAAATGTGGAAGGAAAGGATGATTGGTAGGAAAAGCTGCAACGTTTATTCATTACAATTGTATTCACTTTATTTAATATTCATATTTGATCAATGATAAATACACACGTAAGTAAACTGTTGAGATATATCTCTTACCAATCCAACAAAATGTAGGCTTGCGTCCATATCTTCAATAGAAAGCACCAAATTCTCAATGAATTTATCTTTACGTTGACTTTCTGTTAAATCACTTTTAAGATACGAATTCAGTGATCGATTTTTAAAAACTCATTAACTTTTTATATGttgtatttaaaaaataatataatcaaCATTGATCACTATTAAATTATACGGTCACATCTGTCTTGCAATAAACTCTCAGAGGCGATTCAGGTGCACGCTTACTTTCATCAAGATTCAACACTTGACTCCAACAATCAATGACATGGCCAAATAGTTCACATGTTGGAAAAAAACTTTCCATGTGAAACCTCTGAGCAGAAAAACCATCCAAAGTGTGGAAAACTATATCACTGCAAAAGACGTTTTTCCTGCCGTGGAACTCCTTTGATGATATCAACAGCCCGTATAATGTAAGGAGATTTCAGATATTCGGAT includes these proteins:
- the LOC111876594 gene encoding protein FAR1-RELATED SEQUENCE 6-like, translating into MAKKKSTVMNMMTTISIIRMINTTEEINYLIMRLKARESLVGTNRTDSEEESFNSNVVDSPGGKTKLWKPIVPKDVMSDVDAIYQSLEEAVEMYKLYVDKAGFGVRLNTVTRFGDKTIKKGDKDAQLVVDKMNMRKDELHNYTFEYKCVDSVLNAMFWADETDKLYYKEFGDVISFDATFRTNKYGMIFVLFTAIDNHKRSINIGAGLLSNESIESYCWLLEAFLKAHVKHPQLVLTDQDPAILQAVEAIFPTSNHRLCMWHIMKKLQAKVSVDFLENTDFRKRFTKLVWNVYIEPEVFESRWKLLMRKFKLQDKRWFKDMYRDRKLWIPAYFKDVPLHGLMKTISRSESVNSFFNKYSNSGNFLIYFMMNYNTAIGKQRNAQQKLEHDTKNAKHEMTLPSGLLEHAATVELKLPKKEVKCSCNHFIRTGILCHQIFAVLKNNHIEEILEQYILRRWRRDAISSHLLAMKHVAMETEDDTFKLITEAYNNIEYRLDHFKRRKEKLLEFVEKTRTLKQAAMEFGSSNQTSSDNDEEEIIRMLGIRSIPDEINIHPPTSIRTKGSGTKKRMVSAIEKAIAAAKKKSRMCTGCNQYVNHN